The region GAAATACTGCACACATGACCCGTACGACGacttcatgaaaaaaaataattggtttttggaggaaaggaaatggcgcagtatctgtctcacatctctgtgcttcaggtgtccgccgagaagtgagacagatacagcgccatttccttccccaaaaaccaattttcgttttttttttcatgaagtcGTCGTACGGGTCATGCGTGCAGTATTTCACGACCCGCAAACAACTACACAACTAGCTTTCTGTTAGTGTGTGCAGTGTGCAAGAAAGCAGACAGACAACGGGTACACGTGCACATGTGAACAAGTCTTCGGACGACGGGTGCCGCGAAAAATGGCGGCGTCCAGGTCTGATGCCTGGAATAGTATGATGCGTGTTTGAACACTAAAGTGCGCCAATCGGCTTCAAGCTACGCGCCTCGGAGACAAGGAAGGAGAGTTCTTTCCTGTCacctgtggtcacaattgagctCTGCACGCACGTGCGACGAAACTGAAGAGCAAACCTGCTAAGAGACTGAAATACAGGCGGCACGGAAATCCGGAAAGGCTTACTTTCGCAATTAATTTTTTCATGCGTGTATGTATGGTTGAATATGCGTACTTGTCCCGTGGAAACGATTCTTGGAAGAAATGTTGCCATATTACGCTCACCGGCTACTGAACGAACGCGGTTTCCTGTAAACTTTCTGCCTCTGTCGTTTGCGCTTTACATGGGCGGCACAAACCTGCTTACTCTGGATCAGCGTATAAAGCGACAGTTGTGTGACCGGTGGACAGTTCACGCAGAGACAGACCTGCACACGCTTGTATTGCACACGTGTGCGTGCAGCCAGTTATGCAGCCACAATTCTTGTGAAAAGGACATCGTTCATCGCGACAAACATTGCAAAACGAATGTAACTGAACGTCGGTACTGTGCTAGAATGCATGGCAGAACGCAGCGCCGCGCCTCGCCGAATTTACCCCTGTCATTTTCATTTATCCGGCCTTGCGTCGTCAACTGTACCGCTTGTCCCATGTACAGTCCGCGTCCCCCTTTTGTAGAGCGCTTGAGCAGTGCGTACttggtaataataattggtttttgtggaaaggaaaatggcgcagtatctgtctcatatatcgttggacacctgaaccgcgccgttagggaagggataaaggagggagtgaaagaagaaaggaagaaataggtgccgtagtggagggctccggaataatttcgaccacctggggatctttaacgtgcactgacatcgcacagcacacgagcgccttagcgtttttcctccataaaaacgcagccgccgcggtcgtacTTGGTAGCGAAAACTAAATTTAGAGAGCAGCCCCTGATTTCTGGGGAAACGTACTCGTGTCCACTTTGTTAGCGGGTCTATCTGGCGCTACTTCCGCGCAAGTGTGGCACCTGGAACATAGAGGCTGCGACAAGATCTGGATATGTTTTTACGGAagtgcaccgcccgagcgctctacacaagggtgacgcagactgtactcCTTTGCTATTTCTCGTGCCCACACTGATGCGACCGTAGCTCACTGGTTAGAGCTCTCGACTActgagtacccgggctcgaaccctactgcggcggcctcgtttcgatggaggcgaaacgcaagagacgcccgcgtgctgtgcgatgtcagtgcacgtttaaaaccCAACTCAGAAGCCCTCgttttttatggaagcaaaacgctaaggcgcccgtgtgctgtgcgatgtcagtgcacgttaaagatccccaggtggacgaaattaatccgacccgccgcgatggctcagtggttagggcgctcggctactgatcaggagttcccgggttcgaacccgaccgcggcggctgcgtttttatggaggaaaaacgctagggcgcccgtgtgctgtgcgatgtcagtgcacgttaaagatcgtcgaaattattcccgagccctccactacggcgcctctttcttcctttcctctttcacttcctcctttatcccttaccttacggcgcggttcaggtgtccaacgatatatgagacagatactgcgctatttcctttccccaaaaaccaattattattattaaattattccggagccctccactacggcacctctttctttcttctttcactccctcttttatcccttcccttacggcgcggttcaggtgtccaacgataaatgagacagatactgcgccatttcctttcctactCACATAGTGTTGGGATTTGgaggcgcgggctccttttccaTGCCATGCACCccagaaagccgagcaccaggccgggggatggcttgtacccattagcatggccggtgggtaaccggcggcagtgggagtcgaacccaccacctcccgaagccgaggcgggtgctttACCTCGAGGCTAcggctgcggtcgggttcgaacccgggaactctggatcggctattgatccggagttcccggagaGTGACAACCATGGCGCATGGCATCTAGACGTTTCACCCCAGGTACTTCTCTACCCGCACGTTGTTACTCTGCTCATCTTCGCTGTTTGTTTTGTTGATGCGCTAAAGCAGTGCTAATTAAGCAGCGTTCTCCATCAGCACCTGTCGGGTGACGTTTCGGAATGCGCTGGGTCTGCACCGCAGCAGGTGGTGGCCGCAGCATCCTGCGCAGCGCTCCACGTCGGCGCAGGTCGGGTAGAAGAGCGCGTCCGGGTCCCGGGGCTGGGGCACGCGGACGGGCACGGGCCGGGGGCTGCACGCGGAACGCTTGTCCAGCCGCAGGGTCCGCTCTGCACCCAGTGATGAGCGCGCGTATTTCAACCTCTCTGTGGCGGAATGAAGGAGGAAATATTACTGGCCTTCCCCGATTGAAACCAGCTTCCTCAATGAATCGTTTTAACGGAGAGAACATCCTGATGAACAGCTACCAGTTTATCCCAGACGGAAAAGTAGCCAGTCATTCGCGTTACGTTGGGTCAGAGGTCACACTACGAGataaagttgggctgaggcttatctaaagtgttaagcctggatatctcgaagcgaaaagcttcgtggcgatgctcgtggtttagcttaaggtttcatacatagggttagagtttgggtatacctttctagcttttccaaaacgtgttgtcttaggtatacaaacCTTGTACAATCGTTACACAAggctattaaaatctccaactcccaCGCCACCACTTCTGGGTCCTCTCCTCCTTTCacggcgaaaggtcagacgacggatgcggcagcagcggccacctgcgctccgcgtgacgtcactcggtttcgcgcatgcgcagctgtggcaaatctgtagtgtggttcacgcgaagcccggtgttgacgagcctggtgaagcttttcgcttctaaACTAACTGACGAGATTTGGAAGTTTGCGGGGGtcaggtggccgcagctggcacagctgAGGGTTATGTTGGAGGGATAGTGGAGAGCCTGTAGTGGACATAgcttgatgacgatgatgagaaCATGAGGCTCCGATGAAATTCGATCATGTCGGACATTTTAAATCAACGTAACCGTTTTGTCATTGTTGAATGAGCTGTCCACGTTCCAGACCTACGGCAAAGATTGCGCGTCTTTGTTCTGCGTGTCGAAGATGTTGACTTACTCCTTTGTTCAACGGGTGCGTCGCCCTGCATCATCTCTTCGTCGACTGTGTCCGCTCGGTTGCTTGGAAGGGCATCCGGTAGTTTTCTGCCTAGTCGTAGCCATGAAAGATGAAACAAGACGAAGGAAACTGAACTTCACCAGCCTGGCGAACCAACATAGAATTTCAGTGGTACTAACGTGCATGTATTTTCGACTACTAGATGTATGCTGCACGCGCGCAGAAACAGTTGCGTGCTCCACCTGGTCGCGCAgctgtcactgcgcatgcgcagcaggcatccGGTACACTTCCAGTAGCCAAAGCTCTCTAATAGGGATCGCAGTATGCGTCCCGCGTTTGCGCACTCAGTAGCGTATTATGAACGGAATTAATGCTCACGTGCATAGGCCGCTTCCCTCGTCGCCTTCAGTTGTTTCATTGCGTCCCCATCGTACGAGCGGATCTGCCACAGGAGGTAGCCTGCAAGCAAATGTGTTTAGCAATCAGGCATGGCGTGTATACATGCACGGTCCTCATAGCTGGCTGTCCGGACCTCTGCGGTGCAACTGGAACCTCCTTCAGGTCTCTAACATTTTTTTATACTTCCCGGGTGCTATGATGACAGGTGTTTCAGTGGATGGCACAAAGATAATAAGTACTCCAACAATGTGTTCTGGCTGATGCACGAATAATTACGTGCAGCCCCACGATACCACGACAATACGAAAGACACTTGCTCAGGCATGACATATTTACACAGCTATCTTGGTTATGATTGCCACGGGTCGTCCTGCGTGCTGTCTTATCCGCGCTAACATTCACGCAGAAATTAGCAAAAGCAAtccttttgttttcatagaaGGTTATTTGTATTCGCGGTGAAGGAGTTCTTGCTGTGACCATGCATGTGTTTTTACTGGCACTGCTGggtgatggaggcgaaacgcaaaaggcgcccgtgtgctgtgcgatgtcagtgcacgttaaaggcccccaggtggtcgaaatcattccggagccttCCTCTACAGCAtctcttctttcacgccctcctttatccctccccttgcggcgcggttccggtgtccactgagatatatgagacaattactgccccttttcctttcctcaaaaccaattttccatttcattttttcgTTCAGCACCCGCaaatacacccgccgcggtggctaagtggttagagcgctcgactactgatccggagttcccgggttcgaacccgaccgcggcggctgcgtttttatggaggaaaaacgctaaggcgcccgtgtgctgtgcggtgtgtcagtgtacgttaaggatccccaggtggtcgaaattatcccggagccctccactacggcacctcttcttcctttcttctttcactccctcctttatcccttcccttacggcgcggttcaggtgtccaacgatatatgagacagatactgcgccatttcctctcccccctgaaaccaattattattattattattattacccgcaAATACGGTGCGCGGGGCAGTGTTGCTGCATAGTGCATATACTTGCCGTAGGTGCCGATGCGTCGCCACGACGCGCTCGAGCCGCCCGAGCAGATGCGGAGCACATCGTGCAGGTCCTGGGCCTCGTTCAGCTGACGAACCACTTGCACCGGGATCTGCGCGCGATTGCACAGCGTATACGTCCGTAAGAGTTTTTACGCTGACCCCACACGACTCCGTCTGCTTGTGCAGAACAGAACCATATTTCTGCGCTGAAGTATCGCTCTGCAGAACTTGTTAAATAGAGGTAAATATTGAACATTTGGCTGTGCGAGGCAGATGCGAACACCTGCCCGAAGGACCGGAAAGAGTTGAGGTACGAAGTTCCCCGACGTTGTCCCCGCagccaaaaacaaaacaaaaaagccagGTGGTATCGTACGCATTTTGCGGACATGGCTTCAAATTTACGTGGAACTTTCGAGTAGAGCAGGCCGAaattcatagttttttttttcttccaagcttTGCTTACTCACTTGTATACGCCCTTCGATGCAGGTATTATACATACGATGATTGGCAATCATGTGGTAAACAAACACTAACTCGATCGCGTAACGACTTCTTGTGGCTATAGTAGCGAGAAAACAATATAATACGGTTTGTACATTGATGAGTTACATGTTAGCCAGGCTATCGAAGTCCGCAAGGCTTAATTGTGCCGTTTGTGTCGCAATTCGCTTGTTTTTACGGGGACAAAACAAACCGTACACGTGGCCGAGCTGGGTTCTCTGCTTTCAGCGCGCCTTTTCCGTTGCTCAGCACCCCCAGCATCGTTGCAAGTTGGGCGGTAAATTACGGCCTCACGGACAGGTCCCACGTGGAGACGTCAATAGCGCACAAGCTAGCGAGGAATGCACAAAGAACAAGCAACCGGGGCGAGGAGTGTGGAAACACGACTCTTGCAAGAAGACGGTGGGCTTTCACGAGGCTTCCTGGCGTCGCGCCGAGCGTCTAGACGTCAGGGCCGCGTTGGCGACAACGCGACCCGGTCGGGTCCAGCTGCCAGCTCTGCGTGAACCCGCGTGAGTGAACAAGGCCTTCACGCGTGCCTGATCATCAGTTAAGTCAGGAAAGCGCACTGGTCACATCGTTAAGCAGACCCATTTAGATTTCCTGCTCTTCTCATCGTCTTTTCATGGCCAATAACACCGTTGAGGCAAAAGGATATGTGAAGAGATGAGAAAAATTTGTGCTTGAGCACAAAAATGATGCGAAGGATGGTGCGAAAGGCCATCTAGCCGCCCACTCCGAAACATGCAACAAATGTCATTCAGGTTTTGAGCACTGTGACGTCATAGGTCCGCATGCAGATCAGCTCACTAAAGGAGTGAATGAAGcctacaacatattatcaaataAGGACGGACACGTGTGTCAGTGCGCCATATCAGTGCTTTTGTCGTTTCTTTCCGCTAAAAGGTAAAAAAATTTGTGACGATAAGTTTTCTTTGATAACTCGTTTTTTT is a window of Amblyomma americanum isolate KBUSLIRL-KWMA chromosome 4, ASM5285725v1, whole genome shotgun sequence DNA encoding:
- the LOC144128993 gene encoding vascular endothelial growth factor A-like produces the protein MGTMLAVLCTLAGLAEIVHCKHRPRGAGDSCWASADSHLSKKRIPVQVVRQLNEAQDLHDVLRICSGGSSASWRRIGTYGYLLWQIRSYDGDAMKQLKATREAAYARRKLPDALPSNRADTVDEEMMQGDAPVEQRKRTLRLDKRSACSPRPVPVRVPQPRDPDALFYPTCADVERCAGCCGHHLLRCRPSAFRNVTRQVFALRLASNKSNAINFEGFKNVRLVEHAQCRCECKVRPHHCGRGQTYREDRCQCVCTNAWMASQCRGGAHVWDARRCTCVCRRGEDVECSTGMRFDHALCRCVKDVYNMAVMK